One Pectobacterium colocasium DNA segment encodes these proteins:
- a CDS encoding ABC transporter ATP-binding protein encodes MPHSAVEGGSSASTPPSTPHNRAWHIMHPVRGQIRLAMCLSGLSVLAGIAFLLFLAWSIQQLLVQPASWPLLTMVGALLCLCAGYLLRLLAFNQSHYAAFRLENQIRSALAEQLARIPLGEVQRLGTGSLAKIVQDDVKALHLFVADSTPLYARAFVAPLCTGALLFWLDWRLALAALLVLVIGAVVLRLAMRNAGEMNQRYNHAREEVSTAVIEFVQAMPVVRTFDTGASTFGRYQQALENYLDVLTRWYQQAGFSARFSFAVLNPLPTLLVLCWVAYGFYCAGELDFSLWVAVLLLGNGMAEAVMPMMALNHMVAKTRLSISRIQDVLALSPLPETESDALPADTSVSFEQVSFRYDQHASDWVLEDVSFQVPAGSVTALVGASGAGKTSVARLIPRFWDVTAGRILIGGVDIRQMKTDTLMQQVSFVFQESFLFADTIANNIRLGLPEKSMEEVIAAATAAQAHDFIMALPQGYDTLAGERGQFLSGGQRQRIAIARALLHNRPILVLDEPTAFADPENEAALLAALGILMRGKTVIMVAHRLSTIRDADQIVVFDRGRLSESGRHDVLLAAQGHYSELWRHYEQAQNWALGNAPCSTSSSNGQSGDRA; translated from the coding sequence ATGCCACATTCCGCTGTTGAGGGCGGTTCATCCGCTTCCACGCCGCCTTCTACGCCACATAACCGAGCCTGGCACATTATGCACCCCGTAAGAGGGCAAATTCGTCTGGCGATGTGCCTGTCGGGGCTGTCGGTTCTGGCTGGCATCGCATTTCTGCTTTTTCTGGCGTGGAGTATCCAACAGTTGCTCGTGCAACCCGCGTCATGGCCGCTGTTGACGATGGTCGGAGCGTTGCTGTGCCTGTGCGCCGGCTATCTGCTGCGTCTGCTGGCGTTTAATCAGTCTCACTACGCCGCGTTTCGGCTGGAAAATCAGATTCGCAGCGCGCTGGCGGAACAGCTGGCGCGGATCCCGCTGGGCGAGGTGCAGCGTCTGGGCACCGGTTCGCTGGCGAAGATCGTTCAGGATGATGTCAAAGCGCTTCACTTGTTTGTAGCGGACAGCACGCCTCTCTATGCCCGCGCCTTTGTGGCACCGCTGTGCACGGGAGCGTTACTGTTCTGGCTGGACTGGCGTTTGGCACTGGCCGCCTTGCTCGTGCTGGTCATCGGTGCCGTGGTGCTGAGGCTGGCGATGCGCAATGCCGGTGAGATGAACCAGCGCTATAACCACGCGCGGGAAGAAGTCAGTACCGCCGTGATCGAATTTGTGCAGGCGATGCCGGTGGTGCGCACCTTCGATACCGGCGCGTCAACGTTTGGGCGCTACCAGCAGGCGCTGGAAAATTATCTGGACGTGCTTACGCGCTGGTATCAGCAGGCGGGGTTCTCGGCACGTTTCTCCTTCGCGGTGCTTAACCCGCTTCCCACGCTGCTGGTGCTGTGCTGGGTGGCGTACGGTTTCTATTGCGCCGGCGAGCTGGACTTCAGCCTGTGGGTCGCGGTGCTGCTGCTCGGTAATGGCATGGCAGAAGCCGTTATGCCGATGATGGCGCTGAACCATATGGTAGCGAAAACCCGATTGAGTATCAGCCGGATTCAGGACGTGCTGGCGCTATCGCCGCTGCCGGAAACGGAAAGCGATGCTTTGCCTGCCGATACCAGCGTGAGCTTTGAACAGGTGAGTTTCCGCTACGACCAGCACGCGAGTGACTGGGTACTGGAGGACGTTAGTTTTCAGGTGCCAGCCGGATCGGTTACGGCGCTGGTAGGGGCATCTGGCGCAGGGAAAACCTCCGTGGCACGGCTCATTCCCCGCTTTTGGGATGTGACGGCCGGACGCATTTTGATTGGCGGCGTTGATATCCGGCAGATGAAAACCGACACGCTCATGCAGCAGGTGTCGTTTGTTTTTCAGGAATCCTTCCTGTTTGCGGACACCATCGCTAATAACATCCGGCTCGGCTTGCCGGAAAAAAGCATGGAAGAGGTGATTGCCGCCGCGACGGCGGCACAGGCGCACGATTTTATCATGGCGTTGCCGCAGGGTTACGACACGCTGGCGGGTGAGCGCGGCCAGTTCCTGTCCGGCGGACAGCGCCAGCGTATCGCCATCGCGCGGGCGCTGTTGCACAACCGGCCGATTCTGGTGCTGGACGAACCGACGGCGTTTGCCGACCCGGAAAACGAGGCAGCGCTGTTGGCGGCGCTTGGCATCCTGATGCGGGGTAAAACGGTCATCATGGTGGCGCACCGTCTGTCGACGATCCGCGATGCTGACCAGATCGTGGTCTTCGACCGTGGACGGCTGAGCGAATCGGGTCGTCATGACGTGCTGCTAGCGGCGCAAGGTCACTATAGCGAACTGTGGCGACACTATGAGCAGGCGCAGAACTGGGCGCTAGGCAACGCACCGTGCAGCACATCGTCGAGCAACGGGCAGTCAGGAGATCGCGCGTGA
- a CDS encoding ABC transporter ATP-binding protein, translating into MNKNHTVITTQLSAWWHTYRQLERVTGSQSRLFRRCCLSLLAAAVAQGLALACLFPLLSAFTHAAASREIAMWLVLMTFLSLLTLALRWYGQGFEYRGQLAAATHELRMRLGEQLRSMPLTTLQSARAGDINALLLGSVDENLNYMLAIINQLLLAIVTPVVIALVMLTVEWRLGVSLLLIFPAIALLYRWRRPAFARTMQALAEANQQTSADIVEYVQGLAVLRTSCQQAERTSALRQCFQHLQQIQTSAHRSGAKPGAVVASVVELGLQGVLILGISGVVVGAWDIAIVAAMMVIVVRFSEPLATFVSYTAVLELINTALRRIDDLLAIEPLPVHRPVDVPLTYAVTFEQVSFRYANEAEAVLDGVNIILPEKGMTALVGPSGSGKTTITRLLMRHADPQHGRVCIGGVDIRHIPTREVNRLISVVFQDVYLFDDSVLANIRMARPDASDAEVERAAEAAQCLDFIQRLPQGWQTRLGDIGGRLSGGERQRISIARALLKDAPIVILDEPTAALDTESELAVQRAIDRLVQDKTVIVIAHRLSTIVGAHRILVVENGGISLQGTHSELLHAEGRYRALWNAQQSISLN; encoded by the coding sequence ATGAACAAAAACCATACCGTCATAACGACGCAGTTATCCGCATGGTGGCACACGTATCGTCAATTGGAGCGGGTGACGGGTTCACAATCTCGGCTGTTCCGTCGGTGTTGCTTAAGCCTGCTGGCAGCGGCTGTTGCGCAGGGGTTAGCGCTGGCGTGCCTGTTTCCGCTGCTGTCGGCGTTCACCCACGCGGCGGCTTCCCGCGAGATAGCGATGTGGCTGGTACTGATGACATTTCTTAGCCTGTTGACGCTGGCGCTGCGCTGGTATGGCCAAGGGTTTGAATATCGCGGGCAGCTTGCGGCGGCAACCCATGAACTGCGTATGCGTCTGGGAGAACAGCTGCGGAGTATGCCGCTAACCACGCTTCAGTCCGCGCGAGCGGGGGATATCAACGCGCTGCTGCTGGGCAGCGTGGATGAGAACCTGAACTATATGTTGGCGATAATAAACCAACTGCTGTTGGCTATCGTGACGCCCGTTGTGATAGCGCTCGTCATGCTGACGGTGGAGTGGCGATTGGGCGTGAGTCTGTTGCTGATCTTTCCCGCCATCGCGCTGCTGTATCGCTGGCGGCGACCGGCATTTGCGCGCACGATGCAGGCGCTGGCGGAGGCGAATCAGCAAACCAGCGCCGATATTGTGGAATATGTGCAGGGGCTCGCCGTCCTGAGAACCAGCTGTCAGCAGGCTGAACGTACATCGGCGCTGCGCCAGTGTTTTCAGCATCTGCAGCAGATACAAACGTCAGCTCACCGCAGCGGTGCCAAACCCGGTGCGGTGGTTGCCAGCGTCGTGGAGTTAGGTCTTCAGGGCGTACTGATTCTGGGTATCAGCGGCGTTGTGGTGGGCGCGTGGGATATAGCCATCGTCGCCGCGATGATGGTGATTGTGGTTCGCTTCTCTGAACCGCTGGCGACGTTTGTCAGCTATACGGCCGTGCTGGAATTGATTAATACGGCGCTGCGCCGCATTGACGATCTGCTGGCGATTGAACCGCTGCCTGTGCATCGACCTGTCGACGTGCCGCTGACGTATGCGGTTACGTTCGAGCAGGTGAGTTTTCGCTATGCCAATGAGGCTGAGGCGGTGCTTGATGGGGTGAACATCATACTGCCGGAGAAGGGGATGACGGCGTTGGTTGGGCCGTCGGGCTCGGGGAAAACGACGATAACGCGACTGCTCATGCGCCATGCGGATCCGCAACACGGACGCGTGTGTATCGGGGGCGTGGATATTCGCCACATTCCAACGCGTGAAGTAAATCGGCTGATTTCCGTGGTGTTTCAGGATGTCTACCTGTTTGATGATTCAGTGCTGGCAAACATTCGGATGGCGCGTCCGGATGCCAGCGACGCAGAGGTCGAGCGGGCTGCCGAGGCTGCCCAGTGTCTGGATTTTATTCAGCGGCTGCCGCAGGGATGGCAAACACGGCTGGGCGATATTGGCGGCAGATTATCCGGCGGCGAACGGCAGCGTATTTCGATTGCGCGAGCCTTATTGAAGGACGCGCCGATTGTGATTCTGGACGAACCGACGGCGGCGTTGGATACCGAAAGCGAGCTCGCTGTACAGCGGGCGATTGACCGGCTGGTTCAGGACAAGACGGTTATTGTCATTGCCCATCGGCTATCGACAATTGTGGGCGCACATCGAATTCTGGTTGTCGAGAATGGGGGGATTTCCCTGCAGGGAACGCACAGCGAATTATTGCATGCTGAAGGCCGTTATCGCGCGCTGTGGAACGCGCAGCAGTCTATCTCACTAAATTGA
- a CDS encoding LuxR family transcriptional regulator, with translation MSVFCSDNEIINNTIKSYLGRKLKQYGDLKYAYMIMNKKNPSQVVIISNYPQEWVSTYKENNYQHIDPVILTAINKVSPFSWEDNIVINSKLKFSKIFNLSKEYDIVNGYTFVLHDNNNNLAALSIMFEEYSPTDIESIVEENKDKLQMLLITIHEKITTLYKEMTQSHQSRKQSDKEIFSQRENEILYWASMGKTYPEIALILDIKISTVKFHIGNVVKKLGVLNAKHAIRLGVELQLIKPEPL, from the coding sequence ATGTCTGTATTTTGCTCTGATAATGAAATCATCAATAACACGATAAAAAGCTATCTCGGCCGAAAGTTAAAGCAATATGGCGACCTGAAATACGCTTACATGATCATGAACAAGAAGAACCCCTCTCAGGTTGTGATCATCTCAAATTACCCGCAGGAATGGGTGAGTACCTATAAAGAGAATAACTACCAGCATATCGACCCAGTTATTTTGACGGCGATAAATAAAGTCTCGCCTTTCTCCTGGGAAGACAACATCGTTATTAACTCTAAGCTGAAGTTCTCCAAGATTTTTAATCTGTCAAAAGAATACGATATTGTTAATGGCTATACCTTTGTCTTGCATGACAACAATAATAATCTGGCAGCGCTATCGATTATGTTTGAAGAGTACTCGCCAACGGATATAGAAAGTATTGTTGAGGAAAACAAAGACAAACTGCAAATGCTGCTCATTACCATTCATGAGAAAATCACCACGCTTTACAAAGAGATGACGCAAAGTCATCAGAGCAGAAAACAAAGCGACAAAGAGATTTTCTCCCAGCGCGAAAACGAAATTCTGTACTGGGCCAGCATGGGCAAAACCTACCCGGAAATTGCGCTGATTCTGGATATCAAAATCAGCACCGTAAAATTCCATATTGGCAATGTGGTAAAAAAACTTGGCGTGTTGAATGCCAAACACGCAATAAGACTCGGCGTAGAATTACAGCTCATCAAACCTGAACCGTTATAA
- a CDS encoding chemotaxis protein, with product MDNFQKEIDERTNLTSANKFELLLFQLGKSPEGDKSELFGINVFKLREIVPMPTLTKAAGMTSPMLGMVNIRGQIIPVIDLPAVVGSKPETGLNILLITEYARSTQAFAVESVDDIVRLEWSQVLAAEAGISNTYITSIARLDTDKDSNRLALVLDVEQILFDIIPGDRETKLKNAEEKTYPYTPGAIAIVAEDSKVARSLLEQGLTQMGIPFSMHITGQEAWNKIRQIAQEAQSEGRPISDKISLVLTDLEMPEMDGFTLTRNIKREEFLKNIPVVIHSSLSGSANEDHVRNVGADAYVAKFEINELSSAIQTVLNKVRR from the coding sequence ATGGATAATTTTCAAAAAGAAATCGATGAGAGAACAAACCTCACCTCCGCTAATAAATTTGAACTCTTATTATTCCAACTGGGCAAATCACCAGAAGGTGACAAATCTGAGCTGTTTGGCATCAACGTATTTAAACTGCGTGAAATCGTACCGATGCCGACCTTGACCAAAGCGGCTGGCATGACATCGCCGATGCTGGGTATGGTTAACATTCGTGGGCAAATCATTCCTGTTATCGATCTTCCTGCCGTGGTAGGCAGCAAGCCGGAAACCGGGCTGAACATTCTTCTTATCACCGAGTACGCACGTAGCACGCAGGCGTTTGCTGTGGAATCGGTAGACGATATCGTTCGTCTGGAATGGAGCCAGGTTTTGGCTGCCGAAGCAGGCATCAGTAACACCTACATCACAAGTATTGCGCGTCTTGATACCGACAAGGACAGTAATCGTCTGGCATTGGTGCTGGATGTTGAACAGATTCTGTTTGATATCATTCCCGGTGATCGTGAAACCAAGCTCAAGAACGCAGAAGAGAAAACCTACCCTTACACGCCGGGCGCGATTGCGATTGTGGCGGAAGACTCCAAAGTCGCTCGTTCTCTGCTTGAACAGGGACTTACCCAGATGGGCATTCCGTTTAGCATGCACATCACCGGACAGGAAGCCTGGAACAAGATACGGCAAATTGCGCAAGAAGCGCAGTCGGAAGGCCGACCTATTTCGGACAAAATTTCACTTGTCCTGACCGACCTGGAAATGCCGGAAATGGACGGCTTTACGCTGACCAGAAATATCAAACGTGAAGAATTCCTGAAGAATATCCCGGTGGTGATTCACTCTTCTCTGTCCGGCAGTGCGAACGAAGATCACGTGCGCAATGTGGGGGCGGATGCCTATGTGGCGAAATTCGAGATCAACGAACTGTCATCGGCGATTCAGACCGTGCTGAATAAAGTGCGTCGTTAA
- the yghU gene encoding glutathione-dependent disulfide-bond oxidoreductase codes for MATSPTYVPPKVWQPASSGGAFANINRPIAGPTHEKALPVGKHPLQLYSLATPNGVKVTIMLEELLALGHSGAEYDAWLIKIGDGDQFSSGFVDVNPNSKIPALLDQSGDKPVRVFESGSILVYLAEKFGALLPKDLATRTETLNWLFWQMGSAPYVGGGFGHFYAYAPEKFEYPINRFTMETKRQLDVLNRRLAESRYLAGDSYTIADIAVWPWYGGLVQNALYSAAEFLSAHEYTHVIRWADEIAARPAVIRGRKVNRTWGDESEQVAERHQASDLD; via the coding sequence ATGGCTACGTCCCCAACCTATGTACCGCCCAAAGTCTGGCAGCCCGCCTCTTCCGGTGGCGCCTTCGCCAATATTAACCGTCCGATAGCCGGTCCGACGCACGAAAAAGCGCTGCCCGTTGGCAAACATCCGCTTCAACTTTATTCGCTGGCGACGCCGAACGGTGTGAAAGTCACGATCATGCTGGAAGAACTGCTGGCGCTGGGTCACTCGGGTGCCGAGTACGATGCGTGGCTGATTAAGATAGGCGATGGCGATCAGTTTTCGAGCGGGTTTGTTGACGTCAATCCGAACTCCAAAATACCGGCGTTGCTCGACCAAAGCGGCGACAAGCCGGTTCGCGTGTTTGAGTCCGGTTCCATTTTGGTGTATCTGGCCGAAAAATTTGGCGCCCTGTTGCCGAAGGATCTCGCTACGCGCACGGAAACGCTGAACTGGCTCTTCTGGCAGATGGGATCCGCCCCTTACGTTGGCGGTGGATTCGGCCATTTCTATGCCTACGCGCCGGAAAAATTTGAATACCCGATCAACCGTTTCACGATGGAAACTAAACGCCAGTTGGATGTACTCAACCGCCGACTGGCAGAAAGCCGCTATCTGGCTGGCGACAGCTACACGATTGCCGATATCGCGGTTTGGCCGTGGTACGGCGGACTGGTACAAAACGCACTGTACTCTGCCGCAGAGTTCCTGTCCGCACACGAATACACGCATGTGATCCGTTGGGCTGACGAAATTGCAGCCCGTCCAGCGGTAATTCGCGGTCGTAAGGTCAATCGCACCTGGGGTGACGAATCAGAGCAGGTCGCCGAGCGCCATCAGGCATCCGATCTGGATTAA
- a CDS encoding NAD(P)-dependent oxidoreductase — MSHIALIGASGDAGSRILKELSDRGHTVTAIARHPEKIASLPNVTAKQGDALDKDALVALFKGHDAVISAVKFGSSDPAILISAVKTAGVKRYLVVGGAGSLEIAPGQRLIDQPGFPDAYRPEASRGAAFLYLLKQEKDLDWSFLSPSAEFVPGQRTGTFRLGKDTLLSNDKGSSISFEDYAVALVDEIENPAHSRQRFTVGY, encoded by the coding sequence ATGTCACATATCGCACTCATTGGCGCTTCAGGTGATGCCGGTTCACGCATTCTTAAAGAGTTATCGGACCGTGGGCATACGGTCACCGCCATCGCACGCCATCCAGAAAAAATTGCCTCACTGCCGAACGTCACGGCTAAACAAGGAGACGCACTGGACAAGGACGCGTTAGTCGCCTTATTCAAAGGACATGATGCGGTGATCAGCGCGGTTAAATTTGGTTCATCCGATCCAGCCATTCTGATTTCTGCCGTGAAAACCGCAGGCGTAAAACGCTATCTGGTCGTCGGCGGCGCGGGGAGTCTGGAAATTGCTCCGGGTCAGCGTTTAATCGATCAGCCGGGCTTCCCTGATGCTTACCGCCCTGAAGCCTCCCGTGGTGCTGCCTTCCTCTACTTGCTCAAGCAAGAGAAAGATCTTGACTGGTCCTTCCTCTCGCCGTCCGCAGAATTTGTTCCAGGCCAGCGCACAGGCACGTTCCGTCTCGGCAAAGACACGCTGCTCAGTAATGACAAGGGCAGCAGCATTTCCTTTGAGGACTACGCTGTCGCACTGGTTGATGAAATCGAAAATCCGGCACATTCCCGTCAACGCTTTACCGTGGGTTATTAA